In the genome of Cynocephalus volans isolate mCynVol1 chromosome 10, mCynVol1.pri, whole genome shotgun sequence, the window TCCACCAAactcttctctctgctcccttTGCATGGTGTGGAGGGCCTTGATCGGAGCCTCTCTTGGGCATTTCCTACGGTAACCATGATGGCAGCATGATTATAGCCAAGCTTCTGCTCCTTCCAGAGCATCTCCTTTTCATGTTCTCATTTAAACCTCCCAGATGACCTTGTGGGAAAAGAAAGCTTTGCCCTAGGTTTGAGGTGGGGCCAGTCATAacctcattaattaattaatcactTCATTAAACAAATGTACCCTTGGGGCCAACTCTGGACCAGGCACTGTGCCCAGGGCTGAGGATTCCAAAGAGAACAAGACAGATAAGTTCTTGTCTCCCTGGAGCTCAGAGTTCAGTAGAggaggaaataatttaaaaagtcatggaAGTAGGTATAAAACCTGGAGAAGTGCTATGAAACGGAGATGGTCAGGGAAGAGGTCTGGCAGGGAGAGGGGGCCCAGACGGGGTAtccaggagggcttcctggaggaggtgacaacTGAGCCTAGAGGTGAATTTCATTGGGGAAGAGGAAGTGAGGCCCAGGCAGTTTAGTCAATGACCCCATGGTGGGAGTGGGGTGCACAGGGGTCTCTCTCTGGGCATCCATGTTTACCCATGCCTGGGCATCATGCCCCCACTAGTCTGTGAGCACTCCAAGAGCCTTAGGTGGGCCCCTGAAATTCCCAGCAGGGTGCTCAGACAGGGATCCGCATTGCCCTCATCTGGCCCACTCCCCAAAAGGCTGCAAGAAGGGTGTTGCAGGCCCTCCTTGGGGCTGGGGGGGCAGGGTGTTTAGTGGGCCCACTGTCTCTCCCAGATCCTGGCAGCTACCATCGACAATGCCAGCTTTGTGCTGCAGATCGACAACGCCCGCCTGGCAGCTGACGACTTCCGCACCAAGTGAGTCTGGGTCCCCGGGGGCTGCCTGGGGGCTGGTGGGAGGTCTTTGGCTCTGCACACCACAGAGTACTCTGTGTGTGTACAAGGGGGTGTCCTTGTGGCACTCCACGGCTCACACCTCCAACCGTCCCAGGTACGAGACGGAGCTGAACCTGCGCATGAGCGTGGAGGCCGACATCAACGGCCTGCGCAGGGTGCTGGACGAGCTGACCCTGGCCAGAGCTGACCTGGAGATGCAGATCGAGAACCTCAAGGAGGAGCTGGCCTACATGAGGAAGAACCACGAGGAGGTGAGGCCAGCTCAGGGAACTCAGGAGAACCTCGCCTGGGAGCAAGCAAACCTGGGGCCCCAGAATCTCCTGGGGCTGTGGCTATGCTCTCTGTCTGGCTCCTATCTCTGGTGGGCTCCTGGCCCTAACCCTGGCCCTGATTCTGACCCTCAGAGGGCCCTGAGTAAGGCCTGGAGGGGCCCCTCCTTCTAAAGATTCTTCCCTTGTTCCTGAGGCTCAGTGCACTGCGAGGGGTGGTTAAGTAACTAATGAATGAATCTATGTGAGAACACACAATGCTAATTGTTGTAATTAATTATAATAGTGATAGTCATAACAACAAGGAACATGTGCCCAGCACATTACAGGTGATTCACAGCAATAATCTCAGCTGATGCTGACAACATCGCTGGAAGAAAGATACTCTCAATGaagaagttgaggctcagagaggttaaggcaTTTCCCCAAGGCTGCACAGGGACCTTCcctcaggtctgtctgacttaTGTCCACATCCAGGTCTGACTCCACCTCTCTGCTacctctcctgccttccttttccAGAGAGCTCTGGGCCTTAGTGACCCTAAGCCTCAATCCAAGGCTCAATCCAAGGCCCTACCAGGGGACTCAGGAGGCTGCATATTCCCCTGTGCTTGTGGCTTCCCTCTCAGCTGAACTCTGGGCTGGCCTGAGCCAAGGGATTCTATCCCTAAATAGCAGGATGCCCCGAAAGTGTTCCCCTTGGCTTTGAGGCTGGTTATACAGTTGCTTCCCCTCACAGATGAACATTTCCTAATGAGGCCTGGCTCGGGCTGATACCAACATCAGGCTGCTTTCCCTGAGCTGTGCTGCGGGGCTGGTGGGGGGACCAGGCAGGTGGCCAGGGTGGTGAGAAGGTGGCCTTTGCTTATTCTCCGCCGTGCTGGGGAGTGTTCATCTCTCTCCTGCTTCAGCACACGCTGGggatgtgtgtgttgggggagacTGTTGATATCCACGACCCTGTATATTTCAGCAACATCTGCCTCTACCTTCAGGGTGAGGAACTGTCAGCCTGTGTCTGTCATCGGCACCTGTCTCCCAAAGCAGAGAGGCAGGCCCCAGGGTGGCCCTGGGTGAGCTCCTGCTGTCCTCTTTGCCCAGGAAATGAACGCCCTTCGAGGCCAGGTGGGAGGGGACGTCAGCGTGGAGATGGACGCTGCCCCCGGCGTGGATCTGAGCCGCATCCTGAATGAGATGCGTGACCAGTACGAGAAGTTGGCAGAGAAGAACCGCAAGGACGCCGAGGACTGGTTCTTCAGCAAGGTGGGTGGCCTAGTGGGAGTGGGCATGCACACATGTGGGCACACGTGCTGCGTGCATGGGAGTACTCCCAGATCCACAGACTGTCCCAGTGGGAAGGATAGACATCTGGGAAGCAATTGGATCAGCCCCGTATACATTAGATGTAAAATGTGAGGCTTGAGAGGTCTGGAGCTCACACAACCCTCCCCTGTGGCCTGGGGAACAGGTGCAGGTCTCTACAACCCCTGTCTAGGGCTTCTCCCTCCATAGGTGTTTGTAGGATGTGCGTATTTGGATACATAACCCATGCCCTTGAACTATTGAGCATCTACAGTGTCCCAGTGACAGTAACAggcacaaaaagaataaaacacagtGCTGGTCTTTGAGGGGTTGCTGCTCAGCAGGAGTAACAAATGCAAATGAGTGCAGAGCAAGGTCAATTCTGCTAAGATCCAACGTGGGCACCTGTGAGCAGGGGCTTTTGGGGCCccacagaggctggggaggggctggtgggTAATTCTGGGGGTAAGGGCTCAGGGGCAGCCTCTGTCCTCTGCCTCCTCTGGAAGCGTCTTTAAGTCCCTGTGGCCCACCCTGCCTTCCAGACGGAGGAGCTGAACCGCGAGGTGGCCACCAACACCGAGGCCCTGCAGAGCAGCAGGACAGAGATCACAGAGCTCCGCCGCTCTGTGCAGAACCTGGAGATCGAGTTGCAGTCCCAGCTCAGCATGGTAGGGCCTCTGTCCCCTTCGTAGATCCCCCACTGGGGGAACCAGAGGTTTCCCACCCAGCCTGTCTCTTCACACTGTGACATGGTTCCCCCTGACCCAGGTACTGCCCCACTGTGCTGGCAGCACCCACAACCCCCAAAGGCCCTCTCTGGGTGCTCCACCATGGGGAAGGGTCCCAGCTCAGTCTCACCTATCCCTTGACCCACAGAAAGCGTCGCTGGAGGGCAGCCTGGCCGAGACAGAGGCGCGCTATGGGGCCCAGCTGGCCCAGCTGCAGGGGCTCATCAGCAGCATTGAGCAGCAGCTGTGCGAGCTCCGCTGTGACATGGAGCGCCAGAACCACGAGTACCAGGTGCTGCTGGACGTGAAGACGCGGCTGGAGCAGGAGATCGCCACCTACCGCCGCCTGCTGGAGGGCGAGGATGCCCAGTGAGTGGGGGCGCCTGGGCATCTACTCGGGTGGGCAGGTCACCTATCTGGTGGGCTGGGGTCACCTGGTTTGAGCACCAGCAAAGGCCAGGAGGTGTGAATGGAAGAACCTGGGAGGTTTTCAGGAGGTGAAATTGAAAACGCCGCTGGGGTCTGACTGTGAGGAGCCTCAAATGCCAAGTTAAAGCATCTGGACTAGATCAGGTTGGCAATAGGGAGCCATGGAAGGATCTGGAGCAGAGAAGCGGTATGATCGTAAAGATGTTGTAGAACATTCAGTCTGGCTGCAGGGGGAGACATGGATCAGTGGGGTCAGGGTGGCGCTGGAGGGACCTGTCAGGAGGCTGAAGCAGGAAGTCAGGCAGAGAAGTCCTGTAGTGGCCGAGGGCAGGGAAATGAAGGTGCTGTGTACAGAAGAGAGGTTATAGCTAGAAACAGCAGGAGTGGATGCCTGAACGTGGGGTTGAGTGTGGCTCATAGTCAGGACTCAGTAAGTGTTGAGTGAACACATGAAGGAGTGGGTGACAATGACCCTAGTTTCCGTCTGGATGACTGTGGTTGGTGTGTCATTACCCAGGATGGGCCAAGGAGCAGCGTGAGTGGTAATCTGGCTTGGAGTTGGGGTGGTTAATCGGGGGCCCAGCGTGAGGGGCTGAGAGTGTCCTGGAGTCTCCATGCTTAGTCACCCACTCAGGCTTTTTGCTCCCTGACAACGGTGAAGTCCATTTATAGTCTAACCACAGTCGCTCCTGCTTTAATTGAGTCTGTTTGTGGGGCCTTCGGGATATGGAAAAAGCACTTGCTCAGCTCCTCCTTATAAGGCCCTAGTTAGTAGCCACAAAGTGCTGCTTAGCCTTCAGTCGGGTtgtcccttctcttcttcctgccaCACTGAGCCTGTGCCCTTTGATTCTTGGGCCTGTGCTGTTTGTTTCCGTGCCCTCCCAGCTGTGATTTCCTGCCTGTTTGTGGGGCCCCCTCGCCCCTCTGTCCAGACTTCCCCACCGGCCGCTCCCCGCCAGCCGTGCTCCCAGGGGGCCAGCTGGCCGGCATCCCTGGGCTGATGGTTCCCCCTCTCCCCGCAGCCTGGCCACTCAGTACTCCTCGTCCCTGTCTTCGCAGCCCACCCGGGAAGGTAAGAGCCTGCTTTGTCCTGCCCCAGGGAGGGGCTGTGTGGATCCAGAGGGAAGGGGTGTGGGGAGAGGCTCCTGCCTGAGGTTCCCTGCGTCCCCCTCCTCCACTGCCTGCAGCTGTGGTGACCAGCCGCCAGGTGCGCACCATCGTGGAGGAAGTCAAGGACGGCAAGGTGGTCTCCACCCGCGAGCAGGTCCACCGCTCCACCCACTGAGGCCCCTTTCTGCATGTGACGGCCCAGCCTCAAGGCCCAAGGGGCAGCCATTGCCTCCAGCACCCAGCACGCTACTGCCACGCCCTGAGTGCCCATCTGGGCCATTGCCCACGAGCTGTTGCCTTTCTGTATCTGCGGCCTGCAGCCCCTCACTGGGGGCCCCTCCTCGGTTTGCCCCAGTGACTGCTATTAAAGCTTTGCCTGAAGTTCAATGCCTCATGTGATCTGGTCTTGTCATTGGCAATATAGGCTCAGGGTCTAGGGGAGGAGGAGAGTTTTTTGAGCATTTGGGTATCGGCTCATCACCTGCCAACCTGTTCTGCCCACTCCATTCAGGCCTGGGGCTCCCGGGGGAATGAGAGGGAAGGAGGTGGAAGGATTGAGGGTGGAAGAATGAGAAAGTTTCTAAGAATTAGCCCCTGGGTCCTTGTCACCTGTGGCTCATTCCCAGGAGGGCCTCACAGACTTTCCGGGGACCATGACAGGTATAGAGTGCATCCTGCCTCAGCCCAGGGTGGGTTCAAGAGCAGAGGAAGAGGGGCTGGGTCGGAGGTTTTTGGAAGGAGTGGGCCAGGGTGTTGGTGGATGAGAGGGGTGGCAGCGGCCCAGCCAGCCCAGGAAACCAGACCGGCTCTGCCCAGctctggggtgtgtgtggggcGGGGTAGCCACTGTGTCTGTGAGCGTGGGGGGCGTCCTGTTTTCTTTGGTGGCTTGGCAGCTGCCGGGCTATTGAGGAATCTCTCTCCGCTGCTGGTGGGGCTGTCTGGGGCTGTCTGGGCCTGTTGGGGAAGTGGAAGACACTGGCAGTCTGAAACACGACCACATTCCACCCAGCAGGTTTGCCGGGACCCTGGGACCCAGGGCTGGTCTAGAggtggtgggcagggcagggtaGGGCAGTGGGGCAGGGCACATGGCCCACCCTGAGGAGCCACATCTCAGTGAGCCTAGGGTGGAAGGGGTTGGCTGGGGGTCTCAGTAAGAGCCTCTTCTTGGGCAAGTCCTTTAGGTTCGCAGCTGGATGGTACCTGACATATATGCCCTTCATCTTACCCTGAGGTCTCCTGGGGGACACAGAAGGGGTGAGGAGGGTGGAAGGGGGCATGTTCCTCACATTTCCTTCAGATCCTCTCTTGCCACAACACTCCCCCCACAACCTGCCTTTTCTCCATCCTACAGCTAAGTTCCTCTTTGCCCACCCCAGCCCAGGACTGCCCCCTACACCTGTTGGAGACGGGGAAAGGTTTAGAAGAGAAGCCAGGCTACCAAGGCATTGTAAGCATGGGGAAAGGGTCAGAAAGCTGACCAGATGGAACTGTAGCCGCTGGAGTGCATCCCTGGGGGTCAGGGCTCTGCAGGAGCGGGCCAGTGAGGTGgggtccctgggggagggggttgggcaCTGTGTCACAGTGAGGAGAAAGGAGGTAGCCCTGCCAGCACAATTCTGGGTTGGGGTCGGGACAGTATGACACTGCAtcctctctaagccttagtttccttatctgtgacaTGGGTTGGTAATCTGAGGCTTGATGGAGTTCCCATGGTTTGAGGTGGGCCTGGTGGGTTTGGATCCAGTTTCCAAGGCAGGATGGGCTCTCAGTCCTTTCTGTGTCCTCAGCATCTAGCCCTAGGCCAGCGCCGGGTGTGGCAAAGGAAAGCAACCTCAGGTGGGAGCTGCTTGACTCCCCAACCTGTTTGTTTCCCCAGCAGACACAGGGTGCAGGGGGGCCAGGCTGGGGTGGCAGCTGCCTGGGAGGGCCTGGTGACGGTGACGTCCTGCCTTCTCTTCTCCGTATTAGGTCATGGGAAAGCGTAGCTGGAGGGCCTGCCTGAATCACAGGTGACGGCCTGAGATCAGagacatgcacatgcacatgcagagCTCAGCACAGGGTCTGGAGAAGTGAGGCAAAGCCCTGATGATGGGAGGAGAGGGGGCCCACAGCCACCTGGGAGCTGGCAGGTGGCCAGCGGTGATGAAAGCCCAGGGGAATGGAAACAGAGGAGTGAGCCTGTTGTAATCGCTACACCCACTTGCCATGGGACTATAAAGGAAGCAGGCGAGCCCTGGCAGCAACACGCACTGGGGACTCTCTCTTTTTAAGCCCTCTTGCTCTGAGCCTGCAGCCCACCGTGaccaccatgaccaccaccatCCGCCAGTTCACCTCCTCCAGCTCCATCAAGGGCTCCTCTGGCCTGGGGGGCGGCTCGTCCCGCACCTCCTGCCGGCTGTCTGGCAGCCTGGGCACCGGCTCTTGCAGGCTGGGGTCTGCCAGTGGCCTGGGGGCTGCCCTTGGGGGCAGCAGCTATTCCAGCTGCTACAGCTTTGGCTCTGGTGGTGGCTATGGCAGCAGCTTTGGGGGGGTTGAGGGGCTGCTGGCCGGAGGTGAGAAGGCCACCATGCAGAACCTCAATGACCGCCTGGCCTCCTACCTGGACAAGGTGCGCGCCCTGGAGGAGGCCAACGCGGACCTGGAGGTGAAGATCCGCGACTGGTACCAGAAGCAGGCCCCGGGGCCCGCCCGTGACTACAGCCACTACTACAAGGTCGTTGAGGACCTGCACAACAAGGTAGAGCCTGCTGGTGGGAGTGGGCTTGGGGGCACGGCTTCTCCTCCCCCATCTCCTGCCCTCCACGCAGGCCTCGAGCCCAGCCTGGGGCTGCCACGGCCCGGGAACCAAGTGCAGCTTGGCTCTGGCTTGGCTTCTGGGAGCCCACCTTGGGGCCCCTACGTGGCCCATGTCTCCCTTTTCTGGGGGTAGCAGTCCGGGCCAGGGACAAGCAGGCCTCGTGCAGGGAAGCAGTGTAGTACTGGAGgaggagcctcagtttcctcaccatgGAGCTTCTTGCTACCTCATGTGGTTGTAGGATAAGGCGAGAGGGTGTGTGTAGAGAGCTGGACCCATGGGGCAGCAGGGGCACTTGGAGGGGGTCTGGGGGTGATGGTGGGGTGGGGCTCTGAGTGAGCTCCTGATGGCAGGCACCTGCTTTGAGGgtgtggcaggagggagggggcgggACCTCAGGGTGAGGAAGGCCTTATTTGGGGATTTCTCTGGCTTCCCTGTCCCTCCTGCTGTCCCTCAAGACTGGGGCTCAGAAAACTGGCCTGCTGAAGCCAGGGTTAGGGCTTAGCAGGGGTCATGACTTCTGATTTGGGGGAGCCTCTCCGGGGCATCATCTTGCCAACTGTAAAACAAGGGGTTGCCTACATCGGCTGCTCCCTCCTGGAATTCTGGGACAGCTTCTGCCTTGGGGGGCACTCTCCCATTCTTCTCTGGCTCCCGCGTACTCCCAGCTGCTGCCTCCTCTGCTTTAAGGCTGAGCCCGGCATGGGGGTCTGCGTTTGGGGAGGCAGgtgctggtggggaggggagacaggTTTCAGCTCGTCACTCTCCTGCTTGCCCTTCCTCTGCCAACAATGCAGCACAGTGCAGGGGACAGGCTGGGTGGGAGGGGTTGGTTCCCAGGGAAGGCCGTACATGCTGGCCCCCAGGCAGCGAGGCCATCTCAGACCCCCAACCTAGTGACCTGATCGCCATGCCATCTCCCCAGATCCTCACTGCCACCGTGGACAATGCTAACATCCTGCTGCAGATCGACAATGCCCGGCTGGCCGCTGATGACTTCCGTACCAAGTGAGTCCTGCTGGTGAGCGTGGGCAAGCTGGGCAGCTTGAGGAGGTGCTGGGGGCACCCTCCCCACCCTGAGACCAGGTTGCTTATGGCCAGGCCTAGGAAGTGGGGGTCAGGCAGTCCCAGGAGCTGCTAAGACCCCACCCCTTGGTCCAGGATACAGCCAATGCAGCAAATTCTGGAGGTCACTGGGCTTGGACGGGAGACacaagagagggaggggaggcaggaggcagagaggagagaagtgaggtggctgggtgggtgggagtCTTGCCTTATGATGATCCCAGGGCCCCAGGGCTAGAATTGCTTTCACCTCCCGGCCCCCCACCCTGGCCCATCATCCCTCACAGGCCCTTAGAGCCCTGGCAAAATGAAGCCAGATAAGGGTCCAGGGCCTGGGCCCATGAGTCCAGGTAGCCTGGACTGAAGTTTCCGGTTCCCATTGCAGGTTCGAGACAGAGCAGGCCCTGCGTGTGAGCGTGGAGGCCGACATCAACGGCCTGCGCAGGGTGCTGGACGAGCTGACCCTGGCCAGGGCCGACCTGGAGATGCAGATCGAGAACCTGAAGGAGGAGCTGGCCTACCTCCGGAAGAACCATGAGGAGGTGAGGTGGCTGGGGCAGCAGGTCAAAGAGGCCGAGGACCGGGTGGCAGGGCCCCGGGGCTGGGCCACGGCTGAGGCCGTGGGAGTCAACAGAGCAGGCACACTGGGGTTAGTCACTTCACAGGGCTGCCCTGTCACCTGATCCCCTGGGGCCCAGAGCCAGCATGCAGAGCAGCCTCCTCTGGTACCAAAATGCTTCTCTGCAGTCAAGGAACCTCCCAGGGGCCTGCAGAGGACTCCGCTACCTGTCCTGGCCTCCCTCATGAGGATGGAATAAGCGAGGAGGTCTCCTCCTTGGCCCAGTTCAAACCCTCAAGTCTGGACCCCACATAGAAGTTTGGAAATTAGGGGGGAAAAAGTTTGGGGGGCACAGACTTAGGAATTAGATTTTATCTTTGGAGAGCAGTCAGTTAGTGGGGGAGACACAGTCTGATGGTGGAGGCAGGGCCCATACAGACCAGGTGAACAAAAATCATCAGGAGGGTCAGAGGGTAGAGGATAGGCAGAACAAAGGAGGGGTCCTTGGGAGGAGCGGGGAACCCCTTGTGGGGGAAGGCTTGGGAGTGAAGGGCCAGGACAGGCCCAGATGCCCACATGTTACctcttgctgtgtaacagagatgaaaaaagattactcaaagcaacatgaatgcagcGATGAGAGCCTGAAGGGACCACATCTCAGCAACTCCtcttttagaaggagaaactAGGTAGCAACCCTGAGttggtttttgcttcagtttttattgaaaaaacaagGATATTACAGGAAAAGAGCAgatggttaatcagtcatagtaagaacatacagaaattgGCTTTGTAACAATCTTCATCCAAGCATGCATGGTTCAAAgtagtttaaacaatataccatcaaaagagtcataaatTTATGCTaggtgacatgcaaaagaaacaataagacaatcatgaaagtgcctgacttcttgagaaactcacagaaacagcttaaagcaaaatgtggaaaaaccgccatgtactaactaatctagcaaaacgtccttggaaatcttaacacatattttcccatcatttaagcTTTGTTGTATTAAAGGTTGTTGCCCTCAGAACAATCCTTGTTCTGTTTCAGTTCTTGTTCACATCAGAGGCTTTAAACCTGTCTGAGTTTCcttttcacaaaatcttccaatgaacccattatattaacaatcagtGTATATAATCCCTTaactaaacagtgattagaattgattcagTGGGCTCTGGCCCCCTAGCtgtaggctcttgcctcctatccaaggacttttgtcccatacatgcattacctaaaaaccctatgctaaaaatcaaataggaatcaagatttctaaccctctacaccCACACCCACATCCCCCTCCTCCACAGGAGATGAACGCCCTGCGAGGCCAGGTGGGTGGTGAGATCAACGTGGAGATGGACGCCGCCCCTGGCGTGGACCTGAGCCGCATCCTGTCTGAGATGCGTGACCAGTatgagaaaatggcagagaagaaCCGCAAGGACGCCGAGGACTGGTTCTTCAGCAAGGTGGGGGCTGCTGCAGGCCAGTGGCCTCTCCGTGTGGGGCCAGGGCACAGGGGCCTGAGCCCTGACAGTAAGCTCACTGCCTGGCATCTTGGGAGTGCTCCATCCTCAGCGAGCTTCAGGGACTCTAGGGATCAGGGTCACCCATTGCATCAATACACCTGGAGCTTAGCTGGAGCTGGGATCTGGGGGTCGGTGGGCAGGTGGGAGCCCCCATGGAATGAAGGCAGAGAGTAAAGACCTCAGGAGCCACCACCTCTCCCTCAGGAAGTCAGGAACAAGCACAGAGGCCAGGCTACATGTCCTGGCTGGTTCTCAAGTTTCCTATTTTGTGCTTCCCATTTGCAGGGATTAATacaaaaatttaacatttcaaaGGGTGTGTTCCTGGGCTTTGGAAGTGGGAAGCTGGCAGGAAGGCACCGTTCCCCACAGTCAGGTTTGGGAGGAGGCCTGAGAGGCTCAGGGGAGGTCTGGAAGGTGGGCATGGCTGGATATTACGTGTTACGGGATATTACATATTACAGGGCATGAGGAAGGCCCAAGGTGCCTGTCTGGGAACAGATGCGGCCCTGGGCTGAGTGTATGGAGCCATGGGGGCTGTCTCATTTGGGGAAGGATGCAGACTCATGCTGCCTGTCCTGTGTCCTGTCTGCAGACAGAGGAGCTGAACCGTGAAGTGGCCACCAACAGCGAGCTGGTGCAGAGCGGCAAGAGCGAGATCTCTGAGCTGCGGCGCACTCTGCAGGCCTTGGAAATCGAGCTGCAGTCCCAGATCAGCATGGTAGGAATGCTGCTGTGCATGGCGGTGGGCGCAGGGCCTAGAGGGGGCACTGACCACCCTCACTAAACCCTGCTCCTCCTACCCTTCTGCAGAAAGCATCCCTGGAGGGCAGCCTGGCAGAGACAGAGAACCGCTACTGcgtgcagctgtcccagatccAGGGGCTGATCAGCAGTGTGGAGGAGCAGCTGGCACAGCTGCGCTGTGAGATGGAGCAGCAGAACCAGGAGTACAAGATCTTGCTGGATGTGAAGACGCGGCTGGAGCAGGAGATCGCCACCTACCGCCGCCTGCTGGAGGGCGAGGATGCCCAGTGAGTGGGGGtctggggccagggctgggggcctcaggggtggggatggggctcTCAGACCCACATCTAATCTCCTCTCTGTTTTTTTGCAGCCTGATTCAATACAAGCCCAAAGAACGTAAGGATCTCAGTGGCTGAGAGCTGGTGGCTGTTGGGGGGTTGTTGCTCAGGGCAGGCGACCCACCTGCACATTGCTGGGTCAGGGTCCCCAAGGGGCTCCAGGAAAAGATGACTGGTCCACAGCAAGAGTGGGGCAAGGAACTTGTTAGGGCTCAGAGTTGATGCTCAGGGCAAGGATCAGATGAGGGAGACTGGTTTGATGGGGGGTGGGACAGGGAACAGCCCTTACCCTGGAGATCATAGTCTCAGGGAGGAGACGTGGTCCTAGCTCTGGAGACTCTGATCTGATGGGGAGACAGGGACATGGTCCTTGTCCTCCAGATCCCAGTCTGATGGGGAAGATGTGATCCTAGCCCTGGGGTTCCTAGTGTAGTGGGGGTGATGGAGACCTGGTTTTTGTCTTGGAGATCCCAGTCTGATAGGGGAGGTGGGAGGATAGCCCGTGCCCCGGAGACTGCAGAGAAATGGAGATAGATTTCATGAAGTGCTCGGTCTGCGGGGCCCCTCTGCAAGCAGAAGGACAGAGTGGGTCAGAACCAAATAGCCCATCCGGGGAGGCAAGACTGACATGGGACACCAGCAGAGGGTGGGCTGGAAGGGAGGCAGTGGTTAGGTCAGGAAGGTGTGTGGTACAATGTGGAGGCAGCAGAGGCACCTGCAGCAGCTGGGACAGGGCGACTCCCACACAGGGGGCCTGGGGCCGAGTGAGGGTCTGTCGGCTCCCGCCCACCTCCAAGAGTCTGCTTCTTCTGCAGCCGTGACTACCCGCCAGGTGCGCACCATTGTGGAAGAGGTCCAGGACGGCAAGGTCATCTCCTCCCGCGAGCAGGTCCACCAGACCACCCGCTGAAGACTCGGCTCCTCCAGGCtagcccccacctgccctgcagCCTCTGGCCTGTCCAGCTCAGCCTCCTGcttcagcccctccccacacGCCCCTGCCTAAGACCAATAAAGCTTGTTGACTCAGATGTGAAATGCGTCCTTGTGGGGGCCACTGACGTGGGCACTCGGGACAAATGGGTGGACAGGGAGGGAATGTGGATGACGGGAAACAGTCTTTGGACACCCACTGTTGTTGACTTGGAGGTCAGGGGTCAGCTTAGACCAGGGTAAAGGGTAAGTCTGGGGAGAGCTTGGGGGTGCTTTGTGTTTCTCGAGGGCTGGTGGTCCGTGGAGGGTGGTCCAGGCTGTGCCAGGCGCAGGATGGAGTCAGCATATCAGGGTGGTCCGAAGTGGCCTCCTCTTGCCCTGTTagtagctctgtgactttgggcagtcACTTCCCCGTGCTGAGCCATGCTTTCTCATCCATAAACGAAGCCTGAATCCCAAGGGATGACTCATC includes:
- the LOC134386814 gene encoding keratin, type I cytoskeletal 17, which encodes MTTTIRQFTSSSSIKGSSGLGGGSSRTSCRLSGSLGTGSCRLGSASGLGAALGGSSYSSCYSFGSGGGYGSSFGGVEGLLAGGEKATMQNLNDRLASYLDKVRALEEANADLEVKIRDWYQKQAPGPARDYSHYYKVVEDLHNKILTATVDNANILLQIDNARLAADDFRTKFETEQALRVSVEADINGLRRVLDELTLARADLEMQIENLKEELAYLRKNHEEEMNALRGQVGGEINVEMDAAPGVDLSRILSEMRDQYEKMAEKNRKDAEDWFFSKTEELNREVATNSELVQSGKSEISELRRTLQALEIELQSQISMKASLEGSLAETENRYCVQLSQIQGLISSVEEQLAQLRCEMEQQNQEYKILLDVKTRLEQEIATYRRLLEGEDAHLIQYKPKEPVTTRQVRTIVEEVQDGKVISSREQVHQTTR
- the LOC134389646 gene encoding keratin, type I cytoskeletal 42, encoding MAATTTSIRQFSTSGSVKGLSVPGGGFSRMSSIRVGGACRAPSLLGAGSCGNMSVTSSRFSAGLGGGYGSGYTCNLGGGFGASVGVADALLGGSEKETMQNLNDRLASYLDKVRALEEANADLEVKIREWYKKQGPGPARDYSHYFKTIEDLRSKILAATIDNASFVLQIDNARLAADDFRTKYETELNLRMSVEADINGLRRVLDELTLARADLEMQIENLKEELAYMRKNHEEEMNALRGQVGGDVSVEMDAAPGVDLSRILNEMRDQYEKLAEKNRKDAEDWFFSKTEELNREVATNTEALQSSRTEITELRRSVQNLEIELQSQLSMKASLEGSLAETEARYGAQLAQLQGLISSIEQQLCELRCDMERQNHEYQVLLDVKTRLEQEIATYRRLLEGEDAHLATQYSSSLSSQPTREAVVTSRQVRTIVEEVKDGKVVSTREQVHRSTH